Proteins encoded together in one Candidatus Sulfotelmatobacter sp. window:
- a CDS encoding sulfatase-like hydrolase/transferase, whose translation MRLFLNTLLRMISGAYFVLTSIYCLLAFLPYTFFFLIKAPPYAWMPWFVRHQAVLYCVAAGAAMAANWRLPEAWNCARRRFAVGGIFLAGAGVYLTFHPFLATLGDNSKAYSWSLAALLFLIALVLWAPVDKSAADESEPDNTGADKGILGYSAGAISAVVVCIVYATGSRLHLYSETRTISFHWADVELTLWSLLSHLLVAVVVVSILNLIFLLADRTPRPPWFRRAGVNTLVFVSLWITLARFLDNALSFAGWQARVYSGALALTLTLWGFSIVRPFLDAAGARASQSPSDGRFSHRMIAWVVLAASIMLAVAFPYLVHGADWSGLLEGTVALSVWIAVFISLARLRPVRARYSAFVVLLVLAGCGVVYKTFQATEILWSKPLGATDDEISLALQAYGEQDISFQLAHHIVGDRRGEVCGDLCHILREYTNIRNAEARVDIQLVDKLTPSPNARPNIFIFVIDSMRPDYLGAYNPRVNFTPNLDDFARDSVVLHHAYTQYAGTSLSEPAIWSGAMMLHAHYPQPFSRLNSLDRMVHSDGYRTLASVDEVLTYLLPADDDITNLDPGMKLWNELEVGATLQQARSVLNARRNDQPVFLYTQPKNVHQFARNRVPSPTSQHWQAPDGMNIRISYEVHWVDKCLGEFFDYLKQRGMYDNSIIIVTSDHGDATGEFGRLSHSTLIWPEVMHVPLLIHLPPKMRERLVYDDTRISTLTDIAPTLYYLLGHRPILQSPLYGRPLFAETKAELERYPHKDLLLASDVRAVYGILSADERYLYTTYDSPAQSYLFDLIADPNALHSILTPALKQRYDQEIIEHLQLVGDFYGYKPGMASLLASAQH comes from the coding sequence TTGAGGCTGTTTCTAAATACGCTGCTGCGGATGATTTCGGGGGCCTACTTCGTTCTCACTTCGATCTATTGCCTGCTCGCGTTTTTGCCCTACACATTCTTCTTCCTGATTAAAGCACCGCCTTATGCGTGGATGCCCTGGTTTGTTCGCCACCAGGCGGTCCTGTACTGCGTTGCGGCAGGAGCGGCAATGGCGGCGAACTGGCGCTTGCCAGAGGCCTGGAACTGCGCTCGCCGCAGATTTGCGGTGGGTGGCATTTTCTTGGCGGGCGCGGGAGTCTATCTGACGTTCCACCCATTCCTCGCGACTCTCGGGGACAACAGCAAGGCCTATAGCTGGAGTCTTGCGGCGCTGCTATTCCTGATTGCCCTCGTACTCTGGGCGCCCGTCGACAAGAGTGCAGCCGACGAATCGGAGCCGGACAATACCGGCGCGGATAAAGGCATCCTGGGATATTCCGCCGGTGCGATCAGTGCTGTTGTCGTGTGCATTGTCTATGCGACCGGATCAAGGCTTCATCTCTACAGCGAGACCCGGACGATTAGTTTTCATTGGGCCGACGTTGAGCTTACTCTGTGGAGCCTGCTTTCCCATCTCCTCGTCGCCGTTGTCGTCGTATCCATCCTCAATCTGATTTTCTTGCTGGCCGATCGTACTCCACGGCCGCCATGGTTTCGGCGGGCGGGAGTGAACACACTCGTGTTCGTCTCGCTTTGGATTACACTTGCGCGCTTCCTGGATAATGCCTTGAGCTTTGCGGGATGGCAGGCGCGAGTTTATTCCGGCGCTCTGGCGTTGACGCTTACGCTGTGGGGATTCTCCATCGTCCGGCCATTTCTTGACGCGGCGGGAGCGCGAGCCTCTCAGTCACCTTCGGACGGACGCTTCTCGCACCGGATGATTGCGTGGGTCGTGCTGGCCGCTTCCATCATGCTGGCTGTGGCATTCCCGTATCTTGTGCATGGCGCTGACTGGAGCGGACTACTCGAAGGCACAGTCGCTCTCTCCGTCTGGATTGCGGTTTTTATCAGCCTCGCCCGGTTGCGTCCGGTGCGCGCACGGTACTCCGCGTTCGTGGTGCTGCTGGTCCTCGCAGGTTGCGGCGTGGTCTACAAAACTTTTCAAGCCACCGAAATTTTATGGAGCAAGCCGCTGGGCGCCACCGACGACGAGATTTCGCTGGCCCTGCAAGCCTACGGCGAACAGGACATCTCGTTTCAACTCGCGCATCACATCGTCGGCGACCGGCGGGGCGAAGTCTGCGGTGATCTTTGCCACATCCTGCGCGAATACACGAATATTCGCAACGCCGAAGCGCGGGTGGATATACAGTTGGTCGACAAGCTGACGCCTTCGCCGAATGCGCGCCCGAACATATTTATATTCGTGATCGACTCCATGCGGCCGGATTATCTGGGTGCTTACAATCCGCGAGTGAATTTCACCCCAAACCTCGACGATTTCGCGCGTGACAGTGTAGTGCTGCACCACGCGTATACGCAGTATGCCGGCACGTCGCTCTCGGAGCCGGCGATCTGGTCGGGAGCCATGATGCTGCACGCGCATTATCCTCAACCATTCTCGCGGCTCAACAGCCTCGACCGTATGGTGCATTCGGACGGTTATCGTACCTTAGCCAGCGTAGACGAAGTCTTGACCTATCTGCTTCCCGCCGATGACGACATCACCAATCTCGACCCTGGAATGAAGTTGTGGAATGAACTGGAAGTGGGAGCAACCTTGCAGCAGGCACGTAGTGTCCTGAACGCTCGGCGCAACGACCAGCCTGTATTTCTTTATACACAGCCCAAAAACGTTCATCAATTCGCCCGCAACCGCGTGCCTTCGCCGACTTCACAGCACTGGCAGGCGCCGGATGGAATGAACATCCGCATCTCGTACGAAGTGCACTGGGTCGACAAGTGCCTGGGCGAATTTTTCGACTACCTCAAGCAACGGGGAATGTACGACAACAGCATCATCATCGTCACCAGCGATCACGGCGATGCCACGGGGGAATTCGGACGCCTGAGCCATTCGACATTGATCTGGCCGGAAGTAATGCACGTTCCCCTGCTCATTCATCTGCCACCTAAAATGCGCGAAAGGCTCGTCTATGACGACACTCGCATCTCGACCTTGACCGACATTGCGCCGACTCTGTATTACCTGCTGGGACACCGGCCGATCTTGCAAAGTCCGCTCTACGGCCGGCCCCTATTCGCCGAGACGAAAGCGGAACTCGAGCGCTATCCGCACAAGGATCTGCTTCTTGCATCCGATGTGCGCGCCGTATATGGAATCCTCAGTGCTGACGAACGATATTTGTACACGACGTATGATTCGCCGGCGCAGAGTTATCTGTTCGACCTCATCGCCGATCCGAACGCCTTGCACAGTATTTTGACTCCGGCCCTCAAGCAGCGCTATGACCAGGAGATCATCGAGCATCTTCAGTTGGTCGGTGATTTCTACGGGTATAAGCCAGGAATGGCATCTCTGCTGGCGTCGGCGCAGCACTAG